Part of the Halogeometricum sp. S3BR5-2 genome, GCGGGAGGGCATCCCCTCCATCACGCCCGAACTCGCGCACAACAAGCAGTTGGTCGAGACGGCCGTCGAGACGGGCGTCCGGGGCGTGTTCAACGTCCTGCGCGAACTCGGCATGCTCCCCGGCGACCCCGAAGTCCCGGCCGAGCAGACGACGGCCCGGAACCACCTCGGGCGCGTCACCGCCGCCGACTCCGGCCTGTTCCACGCCGCTCCCGAGGCCGAACTGGGTCGGGACGTCGCCGAGGGCGACCACCTCGGCCGCGTCTACGACCCGACGACGTACGAGGTGTTACAGGAGGCGACGGCCGACCGCGCCGGCGTCGTCTACTCCGTCTGTCGCGAGGCGACGGTGACGGCCGGCCAGACGCTCGTCGGCGTTGCGATGCCGCTGGACGGGGCGTAGCGAACGCGTAGCGCACCGAACTAGTAAGCGAATCGCCCAAACCTCCTACGGTCGTCCCTCCCTTATCTCAGTTCGATGAAAGCCGTCCAGATTCCGGAGCCCGGAGCGGAGTTCGAAGTCGTCGAGCGAGATGTCCCCGAACCGGACGCCGAGGAGGTCAGAGTCGCCGTCGAGGCCTGCGGCATCTGCCACAGCGACGCGTTCGTCAAGGAGGGCCAGTGGCCCGGCGTGGAGTACCCGCGCGTCCCCGGCCACGAAGTCGCCGGCCGCGTCGACAGCGAGGCGCTACGCGCCTCGGGCAGCCGGGCGTAGCCCGGCGACGCCGTCGGCGAGGACGTGACCGAGTGGGAAGAGGGGGAGCGAGTCGGCGTCGGCTGGCACGGCGGGCACTGCTTCACCTGCGAGGCGTGCCGCCGCGGCGACTTCATCGCCTGCGAGAACGCGAAAGTGACCGGATTCGACTACGACGGCGGCTACGCCGAGTACCTGACCGCCCCGCACGAGGCGCTGGCGCGGATTCCCGACGAACTGGACGCCGTCGACGCCGCGCCCCTCCTCTGTGCGGGCATCACGACGTTCAATTCGCTCAGAAACTCCGACGCTCGGCCGGGGGACCTCGTCGCGGTGCAGGGCGTCGGCGGCCTCGGCCACCTCGGCATCCAGTACGCCCGCGCCGCCGGGTTCGAGACGGTCGCCGTCTCCACGTCGCCGGAGAAGGAGGACCTCGCCCGCGACCTCGGTGCCGACCACTTCGTCGACGCCAGCGAGGTCGACGCCGGCGAGGAACTCCAGTCGATGGGCGGCGCGAAGGTCGTCCTCGCCACCGCGCCCAGCGCCGACGCGATGTCCTCCATCGCCGACGGCGTCGGCGTCGACGGCAAACTGCTCACCATCGCCGTGCCCGGCGAACCGCTCTCGGTCGACGTGCAACCCCTCGTCACCGGACGGCGGAGCGTCGGCGGGTGGCCCTCGGGGACGCCGCACGCCTCCGAGGACACCCTCGACTTCAGCGCCCTGCGCGACGTGACGCCGACGGTCGAGACGTTCTCGCTGGACGAAGCGGAGGAAGCCTACGGGGCGATGATGGAGAACGAAGTTCGGTTCCGGTCCGTGCTGGTGCCGGACTCGGCGTAAGTCAGCGAAGGTCGCCCGCGACCCGCCGAATCGACTCGGTCACCACGTCGACGGCGATGTCCAGCGACTCCTCCTCGATGTCGAAGTAGGCGGTGTGGTGACCCGCGGGGTTGCTCGCGCCCACGCCGACGTAGGCGGCGACGCCGCCGTTCTCCTGTACCTTCCTGATGAGAAAAGAGGCGTCCTCGCTGCCGCCGAACGGACTCCGCCCGCAGATCTGGTCCACGCCGTCGACCCCCTCGGCGGCCGCCATCACCGCGTCCACCATCGACTGGTCGTTCTCGAACGTCGTCGTCATGCCGTACAGACTCGTCTCGTGTTCCACCTCGTGCATGTCGGCGGCGGCGTCGACGACGCGGTCGGCCTTCGCCATCATGTAGTCGTTCAGGTCGGCGTCGCCGCCGCGCACCTCCACGCGCATCCGCGCCTCCTCGCAGATGACGTTCTGGGCGTTGTCGGCGCTGACCCGGCCCACGTTGATTCGAGTCATCCCGTCGGCGTGCCGCGGGATGGCGTAGAGGTTCTGAATCGCCGTGCTCATCGCCTGCAGGGCGTTCCGTCCCTCGTTCGGCGCGCCGCCGGCGTGGGCGGGTTCGCCCTCGAACGTCACGTCTATCTTCGCGTTCGACAGCGGCCGGTCGTAGCCGCCGACGATGGTGCCCGTCTCCTCGTCGAGGCCGAGGTGGAGGGCGAACAGGGCGTCCACGTCGTCGAGGTGGTCGGTCTCGCTCATCGGCTTGCCGCCGCGGCCGCCCTCCTCGGCGGGTTGGAAGAACAGTTTCAGCGTGCCGTCGAACCCCTCCTCGTCGAAGGCGCGGGCGATGCCGACGCCGATGGCGGTGTGGCCGTCGTGGCCGCAGGCGTGCATCTCGCCGGGGTGGGTGCTGGCGAACCCCTCGCGGGCGGGGCGGTGGTCGTCGTCCATCGCCTCCGACCGTTCGAGGGCGTCGATGTCGACGCGGACGCCTATCGTCGGCCCGTCGCCGTAGCGCTTCTCGGCGACGAGACCGGTCACGTCGTCCATGTACTCCAGGTACTCCTCGGGGGCGCCCTCGCGCTTCGCGCGTTCGCGCGCGGCGGCGACGTCGTCGTCGTCCGGGACGCCGAGTCGCTCCGCGACGTCCACGGCGTCGGCTCCGAGCGAGAGGTCGAAGCCCAGGGCGTCCAGTTCCTCGGCGACGAGCGCGGTGGTTCGGAACTCCTTCCACCCCGCCTCGGGGTGACGGTGGAGGTCCCTGCGAATCTCGGTCAGCGTCAGGTCGGCGAACGAGGTCATACCCGTCGCTCGCCGTCCGGACAAAAAAGCGCGCGGGAAGCGGAGAGCGCGGTGGCGGTGCCTGTGTCGCCGGTTCAGAACGCCCGCAGGTCTTCGAGAACCGCCTCGGCCGCGCCGGAGTCGAGGCTCTCGCGGGCCATCTCCAGGCCCTCGCTCAGCGACTCGGCGTCCTCGCGGGCGTAGATGCGGAACGCCGCGTTGAGTTCGACGGCGTCGGCGAACTGGTCGTCTCGGTCGCCGGCGACGACGTCCTCGGTTATCGCCGCGGAGTCGCCCGCCACGTCCTCGGGGTCCACCTCGAGGTCCTCCGTCTCGAAGTCCATCCCGTACTCGGCCGTCTCTATCTCGAAGTCGGTGAACACGCCGTCGGTGGACTCGCCGACCTTCGTGTACCCCGGCCGGATGTCGTCGTACCCCTCCATCCCCTGGAACATGACGACGCGGCGCGGGCCGAGTGTCTCCGAGCGCTCGAAGGTGTCGACTATCTTCTTCGCGAAGGAGAGGTGGTAGAAGCTCCCGAGGTGGACGTCGGCGTTCGCCGGGTTGGCGATGGTCTCGATGGTGTTGACGAACGTCCGCACGCCCATCTGGTCGCGGCGGTCGAACAGGTCGTGAATCGCGGGGTTGAACGCCGGTTGGTAGTAGAAACCGAACCCCGTCTCGTCCACCTGGTCGGCGCTCTCCTCGGGGGAGAGTTCCGTTCGAATCCCGAGTTCGTCGAGGACGTGCTTGTAGGCGTCCTGCTTCTGCGTCGGCACTCGGTCCCCCGAGTGGACGACGACGGGCGTACCGGCGCCCGCGGCGACGATGCCCGCGGCGGCGCCGAGGATGGCGGTCTCCCCCTTCCCGTCGTAGTTCGCCCCGCAGTCGACCGGGTCGGCGTCAGGTTCGGCGTACTCGACGTACTCGCACATCACGTCGGCGTAGGCGGCGAGTTCCTCGGCGACGTTGTGCTTCCAGCGGTTCGCCAGCCAGAACGCCCCCAGCGTCGTGTGGTCCGGTTCGTCCGCGAGGATGCGCCGCATCGCCTCGGTCGCCTGCTCGCGGTTCATGTCCTCGGCGGACTTCGTTCCCGTCCCGACTACTTCGGTCATGAGTCGCTTCAGCGGCCACTCCCCGAACTCCCGTCGCTCCGGTACCTGTGACATGGTCTGACGTTGGACAGCGCGCGTGAAAAGTCGTACGTTAGCGTGAGCTGAATCGCCGCTCGAACCCGAAATAGGTACGTTCACCGAGTCCTCATAGTCGACGATGAGCGCACTGACCGACGACTGGCGCTCGGACCTCGACGCCGTGGACGCGCGCCTCGTCGACGAGTACCAGAGCGGTTTCCCGGTCGTCGAACGTCCGTTTCGCGCCGTCGGCGAGGAACTCGGCGTCTCCGAGGACGAGGCGCTCGCGCGCGTCCGAACCCTCTCGGAGCGAGGTATCTTCCGGCGGTTCGGCGCGGTGTTGAACCCCCCCGTCATCGGCAGTTCGACGCTGGCGGCCGTCTCGGCGCCAGAGGACCGGTTCGCCGAGGTGGCGGCGATAATCAACGACCACCGGCAGGTGAACCACAACTACCGGCGGGACCACGAGTGGAACATGTGGTTCGTCGTCACCGCCGCCTCCCGCGAGAAGCGCGACGAGATTCTGGCCGACATCGAGGAACGCACCGGCTTGGAGGTGTTGAACCTCCCGATGCTGACGGACTACTACATCGACCTCGAATTCCCGGTCGTCAACGACGACCGCTTCGCCCGCGAGAGCCTCGCGGCGACGGACGTGAACGCCACGCGCATCTCCGAGGAGGCGGCGGGGGACCTCTCGGCCCTCGACGCCGCCCTCCTGGTCGAGATTCAGGACGGCTTCCCGCTCTCGGCGACGCCGTACCGCGACATCGCGGAGACGCTCTCCGCGTCCGGCATCAACGCGAGTACGGAGGGCGTGCTCGCGGCCGTCCGGCGACTCCTCGACGACGGCTGCATCAAGCGCGTCGGCTGCGTCGTCAACCACGTCGTCACCGGCTTCGACGCCAACTGCATGGTCGTCTGGGACGTCCCCGACGACGAACTCGACGAGAGGGGGGAAGCGGTGGGTCGCCTGCCGTACGTCACGCTCTGTTACCACCGGCCGCGCCGCCCGGAGCAGAACTGGCCGTACAGCCTCTTCACGATGATTCACGGCCGGGAGGCCGACGCCGTCGACGAGAAGATAGACGAACTCGCCTCGGAGTACCTGCCGTTCGACCACGAGCGCCTCTACTCGACGGAGACGCTGAAACAGACCGGCGCGCAGTACGAGAAACTGGTCGGGTCGGACGAGTAACTCATTCCGTTGTCCCAGTCGCCGTCCCGAATTTTCTTTGCTGTCTGACACGAACCGGGAGCGCGTGCCCTCCGAATCCGACGACGAGAGACGCGGCGAGTCGGGCGATTCGACCGACGACCGCTCGCCCGAAGAACGCGCCCGCGTGGCCGCCGCCGCGATAGAGACCATCGGCGTCGACCGACTGGCCGACCTCGTGACTCAGGCGTGGGAGGAAGCCGGTCTGCCGCCGTTTGACGAGGACGAAGGCCGCCCGGCCTACGGACGGCGACGAAACGGGCGGCGAAAATCCCCGATGAACCGGGAGGACGTGGACGCCGAGTGGCTTCTCGTCGCCGCGTTCGTCGTTCTCGGGTTCGCCGTCCTCGACGTGCCGACGACGCCCGTCGAGTACGCCACGCACGGTGCGGTCCTCGTCGCCGCCGTTCTCGCCGTCTTCGACCCTATCCGGGAGCGCGAGACGTTCCTCGCGGCCGCGATGGTGGCGCTGCTCGCCGTGGCCGCCGTCTCGATGGTAGACTGGTATGACAGGAGAACCGTCGTCAGCATCGGTCTCGACGGGATGTTCGCGATGGTGCTCCTCGTCAGCCTCCTGCGCGAGTCCCACCGGCGGCACCGACGGGACGTTTCGGGATGAATCCGACGCGACGGTCAGCGCTTCGCTCGGTGGGCGAGGATTCTGTAGACGATATAGCAGTCCAGCGCGACCATCGACCCGAACACGGCGCTCTGCGTCCACACGACGGGTACGCCGAACCGGAGTGTGGCGGCGACGACGCCCGTTCCGAGGGCGAGCATAATCCCGACGCGGGCCGCGCCGCCGATGGCCTCGAACCACGCGCCGACTCGTCGCCCGAAATCGCTCGACGCCACCGGACCGACTCCGACGGCCGTCGCCGCGAATCCGGCGACGACCAGCACGGGGGAGGCGTCGCCCATCTCGTACAGTCCGCCCCCGGCGCTCAGCGTGACGAGTCCCGCCATCAGGAGGTTGAACACCGGGCGGTTCTCGGGACTGAAGTCCCGACTTCCGCTCGTCGCGTTGGAGGGCAACGGATTTCACTAACGATTGACAGGACAAGTAGCTTCGGCCTCGACGGCGGGCGAGGCTACCGGAACGGCGAGACGCGGTAGAGCGTCCGCGCCATCTGCGCGACGCCCGTCTTCGCGAGCGACCCGCTCTTGAGCGCGCCCTGTTTGGCGAAGTAACCGCTCTTGCGGACGCCCGCGCCGGCGTAGTGGCGCGCGCTGGTCGGGATGGGCGTCCGTCGGCCCTCGACGCGGGTGGACCCGCCGCGGATGGCGTCGAGAATGACCTCCTCGGAGAGGCCCGCGCGGGTGGCGTTCGGGATGTCTATCTCGGTGTAGGCGCGGCCGACGTACCCCACTTTGTGCGCGTCGCTGCCGGCGACGCCGGGGTAGCCGCGGCCCTTCGCGAACCGGCGCGCGCGGCGGTTCTTCCACCCCGTGAACAGCCACGAGTTGTACACCTCGATGGCGTCGGGGTCGACGCCGCGCAGGCGCTTCTTCCGGACGCCGTGGCGACTCCGCTGGAACGGGTGCGGGACGATGGCGACGCCGCCCCGGTCGCGCACCCACTCGACCGTCTCCTTCATCGGCGCGCGCCGCGGCGGCATCTCCCGGACGCCGAGACAGAGGAGGTGGCCGTCCGCGGTGGAGACTTCGACGCCGGGGATGCCGACGAGGCCGTACATCGGGGCCAACTCGGCCGCGCGGACCGACTCGTGGACGACGTCGTGGTCGGTGATGACCACGGCGTCGAGGCCGATTTCGGCGGCCTGCTCCAGTATCAGCTCCACGGGGTCTTCGGCGTCGTACGACGCTTCCGAGTGGACGTGGGGGTCGATACGGACGGTGAGGGACACACGAGAACGTTCGCGTTGCCGGACAAAAAACCGTCGGAGCGTATGACAACATGGCGCACAGAAACGCTATACCGGGCTCTCTCGGTCGTCTGCGGGTTCTCTCGGGGTATCGTCTGTTTTATTCAATTATCTGTATTACCAGAATAATTACGGTAACGATCTTCAGCGAACGCTTACCTCGGGGTGCGTGCTATCGACGCCCATGAGTTCGACAGACCGATTCCGCGAAGTCGTCCCCGTGGACGAACTCGAACGCGAGGGGCGGGTACAGACCACCGTCGACGGCCGGTCGCTCGCCCTCTTTCACCACGAGGGAGAGGTGCGCGTCGTCGACAACCGCTGTCCCCACATGGGGTTTCCGCTGTCGGAGGGCAGCGTCGAGGACGGCGTGCTGACGTGCCACTGGCACCACGCCCGCTTCGAACTCTCGTGCGGCGACACGTTCGACCCGTGGGCCGACGACGTGCGGACGTTCCCCGTGGAGGTGCGCGAGGGGAGCGTCTACGTCGACCCGCACCCCGAACCGGACGAACCGCCCGCCGAGCACTGGGCCGCGCGACTGGAGGACGGGATGGAGCAGAACCTCCGTCTCGTCGTCGCCAAGTCCGCCATCGGCCTCGTCGACGCGGGCGTCTCCGCCGACGAGATAACCGAACGGGGGGTGCGCTTCGGCGCGCGTTACCGCGAGAGCGGGTGGGGGTCGGGGCTCACCATCCTCGCGGCGATGCGGAACGTCCTCCCCGACCTGAGAGACGAAGACCGCAAGCGGGCGCTGTATCAGGGCCTCGTCCACGTCGGCGACGACTGCGCGGGCGAACCGCCGCGGTTCGACCAGGAACCGTTCGACACCGACGATGTGTCGTTCGCCCGTCTGAAGGAGTGGTTCCGCGAGAACGTCGAGGTACGCGATTCGGACGGCGCGGAGCGAGTGCTTCGAACGGCCATCGCGAACGGCGCGGACGACGCCCGCCTCGCGGAGATGCTGGCCGCGGCGGCGACGGACCACCGCTACCTCGACACGGGTCACACGCTCGACTTCGTGAACAAAGCGTGCGAGGCGCTGGACCGCATCGGCTGGGAGCACGCGGACGATGTCCTGCCGAGTCTCGTGGACGGATTAGCGACGGCGGCGCGCGCCGAGGAGACGTCCTCGTGGCGTCAGCCCGTGGACCTCGCGGCGACGCTGGAGGAGACGTTCGCTGACCTCGACTCGCTGGTCGCCGAGGGCTCCGAATCGCACTGGTCCGTTCCCGACGATTTCACCGAGACGCTCCTGTCCGACGACCCCGAAACCGTGGTCTCGGCGCTCGAAGACGCGATTCGGGCGGGGGCGTCCGTCGACGAACTGGCGGGCGAAGTCGCCTTCGCCGCCGCCACCCGCGTCGCGCGGTTCGCCACCGTCAACGAGTTCTCGGATTGGAACACGGTCCACCACACGTTCACCTACGCGAACGCCGTCCACCAGTTGGCTCGGAGAACCGAGTCGAGCGACCTCTACCGCGGCGTGTTCGACGCTGCGGTGAACGTCTACCTCGACCGCTTCCTCAACACGCCGCCCGCGCCGCTTCCGGACCCGGCGTCGGACTCGGACGCCGACCCCGAGGCCCACCTCGACGCCCTCCTCGGGACGTTCGACGCGGAGGGGGAGGTGAACGAGGCGGGCGCGCGCGCCGCGCACTTCCTCGACTGCGGCGGCGAGATGTCGGTTCTCCGCGAGCGACTCGGCGAGGCCCTCCTCCGGGAGGACGCCGGCTTCCACACCTACCAGGCGCTCGAAGCCGGGTTCGCGCAGGCGGACCTCCGGGAGGACCCCGAGGAGGTGAGGACCCTACTGGTCGCCGTCGCGCGTTACCTCGGCGCGCACTTCCCGACGCGCCGGGAACGCGAGCAGACGTTCACTATCGCCGCGCGGTTGCAACGCGGCGAGAAACTCCACGTCGACGGCGGGAACCGGGACGGGACCGAGGGCGGAGCGTAGTCAGTTCCCGTCCTCGGCCGCGTCGCCGGCGCCGTCCCCGATTCGCTCGCCGACGTCGTGACCGCTCCAGAGCGCCCGGTGGACGCGGCCCTCGCCGACCGTCCAGTCGCCGGCGAAGAAGAGGCCGGCGTCCTCGGCGCTCCGGACCGTCTCCTCGTCGGCGCCGCCCTCGGGGAGGGCGTAGCGCCAGCCTTGGTCGTCCATCCACTCGGGGTCGGCGTACCGTCCGTCGCCCAGGAGGTCCGCGACCAGTTCCGCGGCGTCGGCGCCCGCCTCCTCTATCGGGTCGTCGTAGCGGTCGGCCGACCAGTCGGGCGCCATCTGCGCGACGAGGAGGCTCTCGCCGTCGGGGACGTGGCCCTCTTTGCACTCCTCGCGGGAGAGCCACCCCACCTCGTGGCCGTCGTCGACGTTGACGGCGCCGTACCACGGGTACGACTCGCGGAAGTCGTAGTCCAGCACGAACGTGCGGATGGTGCGGTAGTCGACGTCGGAGACGGCGTCGGTCAGCGTTTCGAGTCGGTCGTCGTCCCACTCCGTCGCCTCCAGCAGGGCGGCCGTCTGCGGCGCGGGCGGGGTCAGGAGGAGGACGTCGAACGGGCCGTGCGTCTCCCCGTCGGTGTCGGCGAGGGTCCACGTCTCCGCGTCGGTCCCGTCTCCCGACCCCTCGCGGGCGATTCGCTCGACGCGCGTCCCCTTCCGCACCTCGGCGTCCGTCCGGTCGAGGAGGCGTTTGCCCAACTGAGTGATGCCCTCGGTCCACGTCCACTTGTGCGCCTCGTCGTCGTCGCCCTCGCGTATCTCCCCGTCGCCCCCGAATATCCAGACGGGTTCTTCGACGTCGACCAACCCGTCGTCGCCGAGTTCGCGGAGCAGCGAGTCGGTCCGCTCGCCGCCGTCCTTGACGTAGTTGGCGCCGTGGTCGTAGCGGCAGTCGTTCTTCCTCCGAGTCGCCGCGCGCCCGCCGACGCCGCGGCTCTTCTCCAGTATCGTCACTTCGGCGTCCGCCTCGCGCAGGGCGTACGCCGCCCCGGCGCCCGACGCGCCCGCGCCGACGATGCCGACGCGGGTGGTCATCGCTTCGCCTCGCCGTCGTCCGATGTCGTCCTGTCGGTCAC contains:
- a CDS encoding Rieske (2Fe-2S) protein produces the protein MSSTDRFREVVPVDELEREGRVQTTVDGRSLALFHHEGEVRVVDNRCPHMGFPLSEGSVEDGVLTCHWHHARFELSCGDTFDPWADDVRTFPVEVREGSVYVDPHPEPDEPPAEHWAARLEDGMEQNLRLVVAKSAIGLVDAGVSADEITERGVRFGARYRESGWGSGLTILAAMRNVLPDLRDEDRKRALYQGLVHVGDDCAGEPPRFDQEPFDTDDVSFARLKEWFRENVEVRDSDGAERVLRTAIANGADDARLAEMLAAAATDHRYLDTGHTLDFVNKACEALDRIGWEHADDVLPSLVDGLATAARAEETSSWRQPVDLAATLEETFADLDSLVAEGSESHWSVPDDFTETLLSDDPETVVSALEDAIRAGASVDELAGEVAFAAATRVARFATVNEFSDWNTVHHTFTYANAVHQLARRTESSDLYRGVFDAAVNVYLDRFLNTPPAPLPDPASDSDADPEAHLDALLGTFDAEGEVNEAGARAAHFLDCGGEMSVLRERLGEALLREDAGFHTYQALEAGFAQADLREDPEEVRTLLVAVARYLGAHFPTRREREQTFTIAARLQRGEKLHVDGGNRDGTEGGA
- a CDS encoding NAD(P)/FAD-dependent oxidoreductase codes for the protein MTTRVGIVGAGASGAGAAYALREADAEVTILEKSRGVGGRAATRRKNDCRYDHGANYVKDGGERTDSLLRELGDDGLVDVEEPVWIFGGDGEIREGDDDEAHKWTWTEGITQLGKRLLDRTDAEVRKGTRVERIAREGSGDGTDAETWTLADTDGETHGPFDVLLLTPPAPQTAALLEATEWDDDRLETLTDAVSDVDYRTIRTFVLDYDFRESYPWYGAVNVDDGHEVGWLSREECKEGHVPDGESLLVAQMAPDWSADRYDDPIEEAGADAAELVADLLGDGRYADPEWMDDQGWRYALPEGGADEETVRSAEDAGLFFAGDWTVGEGRVHRALWSGHDVGERIGDGAGDAAEDGN
- a CDS encoding anthranilate phosphoribosyltransferase, giving the protein MSQVPERREFGEWPLKRLMTEVVGTGTKSAEDMNREQATEAMRRILADEPDHTTLGAFWLANRWKHNVAEELAAYADVMCEYVEYAEPDADPVDCGANYDGKGETAILGAAAGIVAAGAGTPVVVHSGDRVPTQKQDAYKHVLDELGIRTELSPEESADQVDETGFGFYYQPAFNPAIHDLFDRRDQMGVRTFVNTIETIANPANADVHLGSFYHLSFAKKIVDTFERSETLGPRRVVMFQGMEGYDDIRPGYTKVGESTDGVFTDFEIETAEYGMDFETEDLEVDPEDVAGDSAAITEDVVAGDRDDQFADAVELNAAFRIYAREDAESLSEGLEMARESLDSGAAEAVLEDLRAF
- a CDS encoding PHP domain-containing protein translates to MSLTVRIDPHVHSEASYDAEDPVELILEQAAEIGLDAVVITDHDVVHESVRAAELAPMYGLVGIPGVEVSTADGHLLCLGVREMPPRRAPMKETVEWVRDRGGVAIVPHPFQRSRHGVRKKRLRGVDPDAIEVYNSWLFTGWKNRRARRFAKGRGYPGVAGSDAHKVGYVGRAYTEIDIPNATRAGLSEEVILDAIRGGSTRVEGRRTPIPTSARHYAGAGVRKSGYFAKQGALKSGSLAKTGVAQMARTLYRVSPFR
- a CDS encoding amidohydrolase; translation: MTSFADLTLTEIRRDLHRHPEAGWKEFRTTALVAEELDALGFDLSLGADAVDVAERLGVPDDDDVAAARERAKREGAPEEYLEYMDDVTGLVAEKRYGDGPTIGVRVDIDALERSEAMDDDHRPAREGFASTHPGEMHACGHDGHTAIGVGIARAFDEEGFDGTLKLFFQPAEEGGRGGKPMSETDHLDDVDALFALHLGLDEETGTIVGGYDRPLSNAKIDVTFEGEPAHAGGAPNEGRNALQAMSTAIQNLYAIPRHADGMTRINVGRVSADNAQNVICEEARMRVEVRGGDADLNDYMMAKADRVVDAAADMHEVEHETSLYGMTTTFENDQSMVDAVMAAAEGVDGVDQICGRSPFGGSEDASFLIRKVQENGGVAAYVGVGASNPAGHHTAYFDIEEESLDIAVDVVTESIRRVAGDLR
- a CDS encoding Lrp/AsnC family transcriptional regulator, with the protein product MSALTDDWRSDLDAVDARLVDEYQSGFPVVERPFRAVGEELGVSEDEALARVRTLSERGIFRRFGAVLNPPVIGSSTLAAVSAPEDRFAEVAAIINDHRQVNHNYRRDHEWNMWFVVTAASREKRDEILADIEERTGLEVLNLPMLTDYYIDLEFPVVNDDRFARESLAATDVNATRISEEAAGDLSALDAALLVEIQDGFPLSATPYRDIAETLSASGINASTEGVLAAVRRLLDDGCIKRVGCVVNHVVTGFDANCMVVWDVPDDELDERGEAVGRLPYVTLCYHRPRRPEQNWPYSLFTMIHGREADAVDEKIDELASEYLPFDHERLYSTETLKQTGAQYEKLVGSDE